A portion of the Stigmatella aurantiaca DW4/3-1 genome contains these proteins:
- a CDS encoding aspartate-semialdehyde dehydrogenase, with protein MNENVKIAVVGATGAVGREVLSALFDAGIDSERISALASERSEAVELEYGEDTLEVEKTTPESFRGMGLVLLATPASASRTLGPTAQAAGAWVVDASSAFRADGSVPLVLPSFNPELLGAGFKGKMVCVPSAVTSALVSLLAPLHKAFGVVRVQVTAMMGASSAGVTGVGELERQTAGLLSGRELEAHAFPHRIGFNLIPQVGDFLAQSPWTEEEAGWTLEAARLFGVRGDTPVIAGTAVQVPTFYGHGLSVHVQLKAAVPVEQARGVLKASPALKVLDAPAEKVYPMPMLVAADPTVHVGRLRSFPQAPEWLTLFAAIDNAGRGAALNLVEAGMRLLQRPA; from the coding sequence ATGAACGAGAACGTGAAGATCGCCGTGGTGGGGGCCACGGGCGCCGTGGGCCGCGAGGTGCTCTCCGCGCTGTTCGACGCGGGCATTGACTCCGAGCGGATCAGCGCGCTGGCCTCCGAGCGCTCCGAGGCGGTGGAGCTGGAGTACGGCGAGGACACGCTGGAGGTGGAGAAGACCACGCCGGAGTCGTTCCGGGGGATGGGGCTGGTGCTGCTGGCCACGCCGGCGAGCGCGTCCCGCACCCTGGGGCCCACGGCGCAGGCCGCGGGGGCGTGGGTGGTGGACGCCAGCTCCGCCTTCCGGGCGGATGGCTCCGTGCCGTTGGTGCTCCCGTCCTTCAACCCGGAGCTGCTGGGGGCTGGCTTCAAGGGAAAAATGGTTTGCGTCCCATCCGCGGTGACGAGTGCCCTGGTGTCCCTCCTGGCGCCGCTGCACAAGGCCTTTGGCGTTGTCCGGGTCCAGGTGACGGCGATGATGGGGGCTTCCTCCGCGGGGGTGACGGGGGTCGGCGAGCTGGAGCGGCAGACGGCGGGGTTGCTCTCGGGCCGGGAGCTGGAGGCACACGCCTTTCCCCACCGCATCGGCTTCAACCTGATCCCCCAGGTGGGAGACTTCCTGGCCCAATCCCCCTGGACGGAAGAGGAGGCGGGATGGACGCTGGAGGCAGCCCGGCTGTTTGGCGTCCGGGGAGACACCCCGGTCATCGCGGGCACGGCGGTCCAGGTTCCCACCTTCTATGGCCATGGCCTCAGCGTGCACGTGCAGCTCAAGGCGGCCGTCCCGGTGGAGCAGGCCCGGGGGGTGCTCAAGGCGTCCCCAGCCCTCAAGGTGCTGGATGCGCCTGCGGAGAAGGTCTACCCCATGCCGATGCTCGTCGCCGCGGACCCGACGGTGCACGTGGGCCGGCTGCGGTCCTTTCCCCAGGCGCCCGAATGGCTCACCCTCTTCGCGGCCATCGACAACGCGGGCAGGGGCGCCGCCCTCAACCTCGTGGAAGCGGGAATGCGGCTGCTCCAGCGGCCCGCCTGA
- a CDS encoding MXAN_2561 family MXYO-CTERM-anchored protein, whose amino-acid sequence MRLPLIVLTTLCASTALGQTVASITLTLPNNETSVRVGREPCDRTQSVTYTYASTSQVVCSDLKIWLVQGSSCSDEPSGTYKLVKQISQGDVLTQPTGSVSFTVSQLPGFTGSVSCPADDREDTYRMCASIKLPGGSFGSECGSGSFQRDDLEVVYDAKPPVAPTLSQVIALDSALSVIVSSPDDAEFVRVSVKREGKEVKNVQKAAEQTAIRVEGLENGVTYQVTARAVDEASNESAPSEEKNGTPVPTRGFLDRYDEAGGQEMGGCGAAGGGVAGSLVLAVLGFWLSSRRNRS is encoded by the coding sequence ATGCGCCTTCCGCTCATCGTCCTCACCACGCTCTGCGCGTCCACTGCCCTGGGGCAGACCGTTGCCAGCATCACGCTGACGCTCCCCAACAACGAGACCTCCGTCCGGGTCGGCCGGGAGCCTTGTGACCGGACCCAGAGCGTCACCTACACCTATGCCTCGACGAGCCAGGTCGTCTGCTCGGATCTGAAGATCTGGCTGGTTCAGGGGTCTTCCTGCTCGGATGAGCCGAGCGGCACCTACAAACTGGTGAAGCAGATCTCCCAAGGCGACGTGCTGACCCAGCCCACGGGCTCGGTCAGCTTCACGGTGAGCCAGTTGCCGGGCTTCACCGGAAGCGTGTCGTGCCCCGCGGATGACCGGGAGGATACCTACCGGATGTGTGCCTCCATCAAGCTGCCGGGAGGCTCTTTCGGGAGCGAGTGTGGCTCTGGCTCCTTCCAGCGGGATGATCTGGAGGTCGTCTACGACGCGAAGCCTCCCGTGGCGCCCACCCTGTCTCAGGTGATTGCGCTGGACAGTGCGCTCTCGGTCATCGTGTCGTCTCCGGACGACGCCGAATTTGTCAGGGTCTCCGTCAAGCGGGAAGGCAAAGAGGTCAAGAACGTCCAGAAGGCCGCCGAGCAGACGGCGATCCGCGTGGAGGGCCTGGAGAACGGCGTGACGTACCAGGTGACCGCCCGCGCCGTGGATGAGGCCTCCAACGAGAGCGCGCCTTCCGAGGAGAAGAATGGCACGCCCGTGCCCACCCGCGGCTTCCTCGACAGATACGACGAAGCCGGGGGGCAGGAGATGGGAGGCTGTGGCGCGGCGGGTGGAGGGGTGGCGGGCAGTCTGGTGCTGGCCGTGCTGGGGTTCTGGCTGTCCTCAAGGAGAAATCGGTCATGA
- a CDS encoding MXAN_2562 family outer membrane beta-barrel protein: MSRAVALGVAAFLGALPSQALEVSNAPSKPIQSPRTGAVEVKLGGYKPLIDTEEGLTETPYADTFGDASMLLVELEIQRYFYQGIGSAGVSISAGYAEKYGDAVTLEGEVSPEKTSLKVVPLRLNALYKFDYAAFRWHVPLVPYAKAGLIYTPWWTSKGSNTQEVNGRKGKGGRWGYGFTAGLSFLMDVLEPRLARDFDSDLGINHTYLFAEYTYAEVNNFGGKGLVLSSRHWMFGLSLDY, translated from the coding sequence ATGAGTCGAGCAGTCGCCCTCGGCGTCGCGGCGTTCCTCGGCGCGTTGCCGAGCCAGGCGCTGGAGGTCTCCAACGCGCCGAGCAAGCCCATTCAGTCACCGCGCACGGGCGCGGTGGAGGTGAAGTTGGGGGGCTACAAGCCCCTCATCGATACCGAGGAAGGTCTGACGGAAACGCCGTACGCGGACACGTTCGGCGACGCGTCCATGCTGCTGGTGGAGCTGGAGATCCAGCGCTACTTCTACCAAGGCATTGGCTCCGCGGGTGTGTCGATCTCGGCGGGCTACGCGGAGAAGTATGGGGATGCCGTCACCCTGGAGGGGGAGGTGTCTCCAGAGAAGACGTCGCTCAAGGTGGTCCCGCTCCGGTTGAACGCGCTCTACAAGTTCGACTACGCGGCGTTCCGCTGGCACGTTCCGTTGGTGCCCTATGCCAAGGCAGGGCTCATCTATACGCCGTGGTGGACCTCCAAGGGCTCCAACACCCAGGAGGTGAACGGCCGCAAGGGCAAGGGCGGGCGCTGGGGCTACGGCTTCACCGCGGGCCTCTCCTTCTTGATGGATGTGTTGGAGCCCCGCCTGGCGCGTGACTTCGACTCGGACCTCGGCATCAACCACACCTACCTCTTCGCGGAGTACACGTACGCGGAAGTGAACAACTTCGGCGGCAAGGGGTTGGTTCTGTCCAGTCGGCACTGGATGTTCGGGTTGTCGCTGGATTACTAG
- a CDS encoding PKD domain-containing protein: protein MRSPPRAVSSVLSVLCVTALSLGASGCHRSVKPELGQDRTVEAGVPVDFGSPREDATPVTWEFGDNSPEVTQARISHPFAVAGSYTVRAREGTREVGRVQLTVVPRPVLRAVPAEARVAIWLPQLRGTVEPLLTFYEQLVGPELARRQLGDAPFLPLLLRSARGDSRWVDAEEGFGLFRLSSFEGTVALLGVTDGPAAMDAVLQEFEAGGAQVRRQEDGSASVQRGQGAPITLFLDRGYLYLAIPQVETSEPGQTVRVQASVAPDAEALRRLIAGFAGPGLAEVPLLEQLRGKVAEGNAYLFTTLGEQGSGFPGLLASLKVREGRAELDGFMASEKPLMEGKQGPVPALLDNAPGGPVAAAALSVPPEQLASWIFGAPGSPQRLGVTEAWKQEGIDAEALTQAVRGDVSLLAYFDAPAFYRNFLANKRPEPRGALILEAGLTRAEPVVAMLTKVFEQGTWNVERVQEPGITRFRMRLMEQPLVLSVSPDRLWLQAGEPLEARPKKNVGSLLKERFGPNAFGPGHLSMMVDLGQLRADLQAPREVPGVPQVQLGAAKALGGAFLDQLTPFEHAFMDFSPEEGGARLRGRVVLRTR, encoded by the coding sequence ATGCGGTCACCTCCACGCGCGGTCTCGTCCGTCCTGTCTGTCTTGTGTGTGACCGCCCTGAGCCTGGGGGCCTCCGGCTGCCACCGTTCGGTGAAGCCGGAACTGGGGCAGGACCGCACGGTGGAGGCGGGGGTGCCGGTGGATTTCGGCTCGCCGCGGGAGGATGCGACCCCCGTGACCTGGGAGTTTGGAGACAACTCCCCCGAGGTGACGCAGGCGCGCATCTCCCATCCCTTCGCGGTGGCGGGGAGCTACACGGTGCGGGCACGGGAGGGGACGCGGGAGGTGGGCCGCGTGCAGCTCACCGTCGTTCCGCGGCCAGTGCTCCGGGCGGTTCCCGCGGAGGCACGGGTGGCCATCTGGCTGCCCCAGCTGCGGGGCACGGTGGAGCCCCTGCTGACCTTCTACGAGCAACTCGTGGGGCCCGAGCTCGCCAGGCGCCAGCTCGGCGATGCCCCCTTTCTTCCCCTGCTGCTGCGCAGCGCGCGCGGGGACTCCCGGTGGGTGGACGCCGAGGAGGGCTTCGGGCTCTTTCGGCTGTCCTCGTTCGAGGGCACGGTGGCGTTGCTGGGCGTGACGGATGGACCGGCGGCCATGGATGCGGTGCTCCAGGAGTTCGAGGCGGGGGGCGCCCAGGTGCGGCGGCAGGAGGATGGCAGCGCGTCCGTTCAGCGGGGGCAGGGGGCTCCCATCACGCTGTTCCTCGATCGCGGTTATCTGTATCTGGCCATCCCCCAGGTGGAGACATCGGAGCCGGGGCAGACCGTGCGGGTCCAGGCGAGCGTCGCTCCGGACGCGGAGGCGCTGCGGAGGCTCATCGCGGGGTTTGCCGGCCCCGGGCTCGCCGAGGTGCCCCTGCTGGAGCAGCTGCGCGGCAAGGTGGCCGAGGGCAACGCGTATCTCTTCACCACGCTGGGGGAGCAGGGCTCGGGGTTCCCGGGCCTGCTGGCCTCGTTGAAGGTGCGAGAAGGGCGCGCGGAGCTGGATGGCTTCATGGCCTCCGAGAAGCCCTTGATGGAGGGCAAGCAAGGGCCTGTTCCCGCGTTGCTGGACAATGCCCCCGGGGGCCCCGTGGCCGCGGCGGCGTTGTCCGTGCCCCCAGAGCAGCTGGCCTCCTGGATCTTCGGCGCGCCCGGTTCGCCGCAGCGGCTGGGGGTAACGGAGGCCTGGAAGCAGGAGGGCATCGACGCCGAGGCGCTCACCCAGGCCGTGCGGGGCGATGTGAGCTTGCTGGCGTACTTCGATGCGCCGGCCTTCTACCGGAACTTCCTGGCCAACAAGCGGCCCGAGCCTCGGGGGGCGCTGATCCTGGAGGCGGGGCTGACGCGCGCGGAGCCCGTGGTGGCCATGCTGACGAAGGTGTTCGAGCAAGGCACCTGGAATGTGGAGCGGGTGCAGGAGCCCGGCATCACGCGCTTCCGGATGCGCCTGATGGAACAGCCCCTGGTGCTCTCGGTGAGCCCGGACCGGCTGTGGCTCCAGGCAGGTGAGCCCCTGGAGGCGCGGCCCAAGAAGAATGTGGGGAGTCTGCTCAAGGAGCGCTTTGGCCCCAACGCCTTTGGGCCCGGCCACCTGTCGATGATGGTGGATCTGGGCCAGCTGCGCGCCGATCTGCAGGCCCCCCGCGAGGTGCCCGGGGTGCCGCAGGTGCAGCTCGGCGCGGCGAAGGCGCTCGGTGGGGCCTTCCTGGATCAGCTCACCCCCTTCGAGCACGCCTTCATGGACTTCTCCCCTGAAGAGGGAGGCGCCCGGCTGCGAGGCCGGGTGGTGCTGCGCACGCGATAA
- a CDS encoding molybdenum cofactor biosynthesis protein, with the protein MGTVTVLYFAAARERAGLSREVLEVPEGLPVKEVLRLLAERHPALGPLLPHLRVAVDQEFVREEAVVPGGAELALIPPVAGGSGLFAVVDRALRLEEVVAAVSGEAYGGLVTFSGSVRNQTRGRRVLRLEYEAYPPMAEKRLAAIGAEAAERFGGTRLAIMHRVGTLEPGELAVVIAAAAPHRKEAFLACEHAIERLKQDVPIWKKEFFEDGEVWVGLGP; encoded by the coding sequence ATGGGCACCGTCACCGTCCTTTATTTCGCCGCGGCCCGGGAGCGCGCGGGCCTGTCCCGCGAGGTGCTGGAGGTGCCCGAAGGGCTCCCGGTCAAGGAGGTGCTGCGGCTGCTGGCCGAGCGCCATCCCGCGCTCGGGCCGCTGTTGCCGCACCTGCGGGTCGCGGTGGACCAGGAGTTCGTGCGGGAGGAGGCCGTGGTGCCTGGGGGCGCGGAGCTCGCGCTCATTCCGCCCGTGGCGGGAGGCTCGGGGTTGTTCGCCGTGGTGGACCGGGCGCTGCGGCTGGAGGAGGTGGTGGCGGCCGTGTCGGGCGAGGCCTACGGGGGGCTGGTGACGTTCTCGGGCTCGGTGCGCAACCAGACGCGCGGCCGGCGGGTGCTGCGGCTCGAGTACGAGGCCTATCCTCCCATGGCCGAGAAGCGGCTGGCGGCCATCGGCGCGGAGGCCGCGGAGCGCTTCGGGGGCACACGGCTGGCCATCATGCACCGCGTGGGGACGCTGGAGCCCGGTGAGTTGGCGGTGGTCATTGCCGCCGCCGCCCCGCACCGGAAGGAGGCGTTCCTGGCCTGTGAGCACGCCATCGAGCGCCTCAAACAGGATGTCCCCATCTGGAAGAAGGAATTCTTCGAGGATGGAGAAGTCTGGGTGGGATTGGGGCCCTGA
- a CDS encoding M50 family metallopeptidase, producing MYALLALLALGLLLAVHELGHLVAARLLGLRVPRFSLGFGPPLLSFRLFGTEYIIAAIPLGASATIHGMNPHAMGREADAKSYSAQRPWRRVLVTLAGSLANYLLALGILFALYTSGTHVVVPLTVGTVVPGSEAARAQLLPGDRILSVDGQPTKNWSDFVAIIARSPGQERTLVVAREAQTRVVQVRPRADERGTGRIGVSQQYVFREHTGLEALAQALLHTRRVAIEGVNLLLRTVRGPDPLEEPASSVAVMRQSSDAASSGWDSFLRVLVTISVALALVHLLPIPGLDGGRLVFLAIESARGKPVSPRLETLIHTIGFLAITGAILAVAVAEIRRALPSSQTPPPVPEVLTPPAPAPDAGQAARREPAEDGGLLEPPAPVPPAPDAGTAAGPGPIPDGGPLPVDGGAANAG from the coding sequence ATGTACGCCCTCCTGGCCCTCCTCGCCCTCGGCCTGCTGCTGGCCGTGCATGAACTGGGACACCTCGTGGCCGCCCGGCTGCTCGGCCTGCGGGTGCCGCGCTTCTCGCTGGGCTTTGGCCCCCCGCTGCTCTCCTTCCGGCTCTTCGGCACCGAGTACATCATCGCCGCCATCCCCTTGGGGGCCTCGGCCACCATCCACGGGATGAACCCCCATGCGATGGGGCGGGAGGCCGATGCGAAGAGCTACAGCGCCCAACGCCCGTGGCGGCGGGTGCTCGTCACCCTGGCGGGCTCGCTGGCCAACTACCTGCTCGCCCTGGGCATCCTCTTCGCGCTCTACACCTCGGGCACCCACGTGGTGGTGCCGCTCACGGTGGGCACCGTGGTGCCGGGCTCGGAGGCCGCCCGCGCCCAGTTGCTGCCTGGGGATCGCATCCTCAGCGTGGACGGCCAGCCCACGAAGAACTGGTCGGACTTCGTGGCGATCATCGCCCGGAGCCCAGGGCAGGAGCGCACCCTCGTCGTGGCGCGCGAAGCGCAGACGCGCGTGGTGCAGGTGCGCCCGCGCGCCGACGAGCGGGGGACGGGCCGCATCGGGGTAAGCCAGCAATACGTCTTCCGCGAACACACGGGGCTCGAAGCCCTCGCGCAGGCCCTGCTGCACACCCGGCGGGTGGCCATCGAGGGCGTCAACCTCCTCCTGCGCACGGTGCGCGGGCCCGACCCACTGGAGGAACCCGCGAGCTCCGTGGCCGTGATGCGGCAGTCCTCGGACGCCGCGTCGAGTGGCTGGGACTCGTTCCTGCGCGTGCTGGTCACCATCTCGGTGGCGCTCGCGCTGGTACACCTGCTCCCCATCCCTGGCCTGGACGGTGGGCGCCTCGTGTTCCTCGCCATCGAATCGGCCCGGGGCAAACCGGTCTCGCCACGCCTGGAAACGCTGATTCACACCATCGGGTTCCTGGCCATCACCGGCGCCATCCTGGCCGTGGCGGTGGCCGAGATCCGCCGGGCCCTTCCCTCCTCGCAGACGCCTCCCCCGGTCCCCGAGGTCCTCACCCCACCCGCCCCCGCTCCGGATGCAGGGCAGGCAGCCAGGCGGGAGCCTGCCGAGGATGGGGGGCTGCTGGAGCCGCCCGCCCCGGTGCCACCCGCCCCGGACGCTGGGACAGCAGCCGGGCCGGGACCAATACCTGACGGAGGGCCGCTTCCGGTGGATGGAGGCGCTGCGAACGCGGGGTGA
- a CDS encoding NUDIX domain-containing protein: MAEPPFKNPTPTVDCIIELTGGRIVLIRRANPPVGWALPGGFVDEGEPLHAAAVREAQEETGLVVELIEQFFTYSDPKRDPRKHTLSTVYIGRAQGEPQGADDAAEARAFPLDALPQELCFDHGTILADYLTYKRTGQRRKL, translated from the coding sequence ATGGCCGAGCCCCCGTTCAAGAACCCGACCCCCACCGTGGACTGCATCATCGAGCTGACCGGAGGGCGCATCGTCCTCATCCGCCGTGCCAACCCGCCCGTAGGCTGGGCGCTGCCCGGCGGTTTCGTGGATGAGGGCGAGCCCCTCCACGCGGCCGCCGTGCGCGAGGCCCAGGAGGAGACCGGCCTCGTGGTAGAGCTCATCGAGCAGTTCTTCACCTACTCGGATCCGAAGCGGGACCCCCGCAAGCACACCCTCTCCACCGTCTACATTGGCCGGGCCCAGGGCGAGCCCCAGGGCGCGGACGACGCCGCCGAGGCCCGGGCCTTCCCCCTCGACGCCTTGCCGCAGGAGCTCTGCTTCGATCACGGCACCATCCTCGCGGACTACCTGACCTACAAGCGGACCGGCCAGCGCCGGAAGCTCTGA
- the acs gene encoding acetate--CoA ligase, with protein sequence MAEPQRPQQEIQSVLSENRIFAPPEEFSRRAHLRSMEDYRRLRDEAAKDPEAYWGTRAREELYWKEPFKTVLEWKAPHARWFIEGRTNLAYNCLDRHLPKLKDKPAILFEGEPGDRRSITYGELATQVNRLANGLKSLGVRKGDRVGIYLPMVPEAAVAMLACVRIGAVHSVVFGGFSAEALQDRMNDAGAKVLLTADGGWRKGAVVPLKKNVDAALPNMRTIEKVVVAKRAGDAVALGPKDISWDELVKGQSDTCEPEWVESEHPLFILYTSGSTGKPKGVLHSTGGYSVYASLTTRWVFDLKEDDVYWCTADVGWVTGHSYVVYGPMLNGVTTVLYEGAPTQPGPDRFWEIIAHYKVSILYTAPTAIRAFMRLGEEYPRKHDLSSLRLLGSVGEPINPEAWMWYRDVIGGGRCPVVDTWWQTETGGIMISPLPGATPTKPGSATFPLPGIHAEILDREGNPVPKGQGGLLFVTQPWPSMLRTVYGDPERYVKTYFSELPGKYFTGDGARTDTDGYIWLMGRVDDVVNVAGHRLGTAEVESALVAHPRVAEAAVVGRPDDLKGTALVAFITLKKGTAPSAELKKELATHVAKEIGAIARPDELRFAEALPKTRSGKIMRRLLRDVASGKQTTGDTTTLEDLNVLATLRQDDE encoded by the coding sequence ATGGCCGAACCGCAGCGTCCGCAGCAGGAAATCCAGTCGGTTCTCTCTGAAAACCGGATCTTCGCCCCCCCCGAGGAGTTCTCTCGGCGGGCCCACCTGCGCAGCATGGAGGACTACCGCCGGCTCCGGGATGAAGCGGCGAAGGATCCCGAGGCTTACTGGGGCACCCGGGCGCGCGAGGAGTTGTACTGGAAGGAGCCATTCAAGACGGTACTGGAGTGGAAGGCTCCCCACGCGCGCTGGTTCATCGAGGGGCGCACCAACCTGGCCTACAACTGTCTGGACCGGCACCTGCCCAAGCTGAAGGACAAGCCGGCCATTCTCTTCGAGGGCGAGCCCGGGGATCGGCGCAGCATCACCTACGGCGAGCTGGCCACGCAGGTGAACCGGCTGGCCAACGGGCTGAAGTCCCTGGGGGTGCGCAAGGGGGACCGGGTGGGCATCTACCTGCCCATGGTGCCCGAGGCGGCGGTGGCGATGCTGGCCTGCGTGCGGATTGGCGCCGTGCACTCGGTGGTATTTGGAGGGTTCTCCGCGGAGGCGCTGCAAGACCGCATGAACGACGCGGGCGCCAAGGTGCTGCTCACGGCGGATGGCGGCTGGCGCAAGGGCGCGGTGGTGCCGCTGAAGAAGAACGTGGATGCGGCCTTGCCGAACATGCGCACCATCGAGAAGGTGGTGGTGGCGAAGCGGGCAGGGGACGCCGTGGCGCTGGGCCCCAAGGACATCTCCTGGGACGAGCTGGTCAAGGGCCAGAGCGACACCTGCGAGCCGGAGTGGGTGGAGAGCGAGCACCCGCTGTTCATCCTCTACACCTCGGGTTCCACCGGCAAGCCCAAGGGGGTGCTGCACTCGACGGGTGGCTATTCGGTCTACGCGTCGCTGACCACGCGGTGGGTGTTCGATCTCAAGGAGGACGACGTCTACTGGTGCACCGCGGACGTGGGCTGGGTGACGGGGCACAGCTATGTCGTCTATGGCCCGATGCTGAATGGCGTGACGACCGTCCTCTACGAGGGCGCGCCCACGCAGCCGGGGCCGGACCGGTTCTGGGAAATCATCGCCCACTACAAGGTCTCCATCCTCTATACGGCGCCCACCGCCATCCGGGCCTTCATGCGGCTGGGCGAGGAGTACCCGCGCAAGCACGATCTGAGCTCGTTGCGGCTTTTGGGCTCGGTGGGTGAGCCCATCAACCCCGAGGCCTGGATGTGGTACCGTGACGTCATCGGCGGGGGCCGGTGCCCCGTGGTGGACACGTGGTGGCAGACGGAGACGGGGGGGATCATGATCTCGCCGTTGCCGGGCGCCACGCCCACCAAGCCGGGCTCGGCCACGTTTCCGTTGCCGGGCATCCACGCGGAGATCCTGGACCGCGAAGGCAATCCGGTGCCGAAGGGGCAGGGCGGCCTGCTGTTCGTCACCCAGCCTTGGCCGTCCATGTTGCGCACGGTGTACGGAGACCCGGAGCGCTACGTGAAGACGTACTTCAGCGAGCTGCCGGGCAAGTACTTCACCGGCGATGGCGCCCGCACGGACACCGACGGGTACATCTGGCTCATGGGCCGCGTGGACGACGTGGTGAACGTCGCGGGCCACCGTCTGGGAACGGCGGAAGTGGAGAGCGCGCTGGTGGCGCACCCCCGCGTCGCCGAGGCGGCCGTGGTGGGGCGTCCGGACGATCTGAAGGGCACGGCGCTGGTGGCCTTCATCACGCTCAAGAAGGGCACGGCGCCCTCGGCCGAGCTGAAGAAGGAGCTGGCCACCCACGTGGCCAAGGAGATCGGCGCCATCGCCCGGCCGGATGAGCTCCGGTTCGCCGAGGCCTTGCCGAAGACGCGCTCGGGGAAGATCATGCGCCGGCTCCTGCGCGATGTGGCCTCGGGCAAGCAGACCACCGGGGACACCACCACCCTGGAGGATCTCAACGTCCTGGCGACGCTGCGCCAGGACGACGAGTAA